A DNA window from Maribellus comscasis contains the following coding sequences:
- a CDS encoding metallophosphoesterase family protein translates to MKIIKPFFFILVLLVTVNNVTAKIKTTLRFGENGKLKIVQFTDIHFKYNSYKSDSALALMKNAVEAEKPGLVILTGDVVCSDNTKQAWLALAKIFVDSKVPWAVVLGNHDVEYELTNNQIMETVSELPYCVSVTGSKKLSGSGNYIIPVQSADSKETKAILYFLDSHSGLGKESTLGSYDWIKNDQVQWYRNESASMTKKNGGKPYPALAFFHIPLIEYNEVWGKETTVGVKEEDVCSPDINSGMYNAFLESGDVMGMFVGHDHVNNYIGCLHGICLAYGQATGRETYGNIGKGYRVIELYEGQRKFDTWVRIKYNADNEKNLWDPTNKTEKELFVTYPGSFQEKK, encoded by the coding sequence ATGAAAATTATTAAACCCTTCTTTTTTATACTCGTTTTACTGGTTACTGTAAACAATGTAACTGCAAAAATCAAAACAACCTTGAGATTTGGAGAAAACGGAAAACTTAAAATTGTGCAATTTACCGACATTCATTTTAAGTATAACTCATATAAATCGGACAGTGCGCTGGCGCTAATGAAAAACGCGGTAGAAGCTGAAAAGCCCGGTTTGGTTATTCTCACCGGCGATGTGGTTTGTTCTGATAACACAAAACAGGCCTGGCTTGCCCTGGCAAAAATATTTGTGGATTCAAAAGTTCCGTGGGCTGTAGTTTTGGGCAACCACGATGTGGAATATGAACTTACGAATAATCAAATCATGGAAACAGTTTCAGAATTACCATATTGTGTTTCTGTGACGGGGTCGAAAAAGTTATCGGGGAGTGGAAACTATATTATTCCGGTGCAGTCGGCTGATTCAAAAGAGACAAAGGCAATTTTGTATTTTCTCGATTCGCACTCCGGGCTTGGAAAGGAAAGTACACTGGGCTCGTATGACTGGATTAAAAACGATCAGGTACAGTGGTACCGTAATGAAAGCGCTTCAATGACAAAAAAGAACGGTGGAAAACCCTACCCGGCGCTGGCGTTTTTTCATATTCCGCTTATCGAGTACAATGAAGTGTGGGGCAAAGAAACAACTGTGGGTGTAAAAGAGGAAGATGTTTGTTCGCCTGATATAAACTCGGGAATGTACAATGCCTTCCTGGAGTCGGGCGATGTGATGGGCATGTTTGTCGGACACGACCATGTAAATAATTACATCGGGTGTTTACACGGAATCTGCCTGGCTTACGGACAAGCCACCGGTCGCGAAACCTATGGCAATATCGGAAAAGGTTACCGTGTTATTGAATTGTATGAAGGACAGCGCAAATTCGATACGTGGGTACGCATCAAATACAACGCCGACAATGAAAAAAACCTCTGGGACCCAACTAATAAAACCGAAAAGGAGTTATTTGTAACTTATCCCGGTTCATTTCAGGAAAAGAAATAA
- the nrdG gene encoding anaerobic ribonucleoside-triphosphate reductase activating protein, whose product MLKYYNYDIVFQEIPNEVTLAISITNCPNRCKGCHSPHLQEDIGEELNENRIVSLMDKYVSAITCFCFMGGDRTPQKIAELANFVRLHYPAIKVAWYSGCAKLPDGFNNKDFQYIKLGGYIEKMGPLKSKTSNQHLFQVQQDGSMKDISYLFRTF is encoded by the coding sequence ATGCTTAAATATTATAACTACGATATTGTTTTCCAGGAAATTCCAAACGAAGTTACCCTCGCAATTAGTATAACAAACTGCCCTAATCGGTGTAAAGGCTGCCACAGTCCACACCTGCAGGAAGATATTGGAGAGGAGTTGAACGAAAATAGAATCGTTTCACTAATGGATAAATATGTTTCAGCAATTACCTGTTTCTGCTTTATGGGCGGCGACAGAACCCCTCAAAAAATTGCAGAACTGGCTAACTTTGTGCGTCTTCATTACCCCGCAATAAAAGTGGCCTGGTACTCTGGCTGTGCAAAACTACCCGATGGATTTAATAACAAAGATTTTCAGTATATAAAATTGGGCGGGTATATTGAAAAAATGGGACCCCTGAAAAGTAAAACCAGCAATCAACACTTATTTCAGGTGCAACAAGATGGCTCTATGAAAGATATAAGCTATTTGTTTAGAACATTCTAA
- the nrdD gene encoding anaerobic ribonucleoside-triphosphate reductase, with amino-acid sequence MSSTELLIVKRDGKRAPFSLDKIKNAIRKAFLSVGSFASDEDLTNILHRLNIRNEMNVEDIQNQVERSLMAENYFSVAKSYMLYRQKHSEDRETRNRVKFLIDYCAAGNAASGSKFDSNANVDKKNIATLIGELPKGNFIRLNRRLLTDRLSNMFGKELSDKYLSFLKQHFIYKNDETSLAPYCASITMYPWLLDGTSKIGGNSSAPTNLKSFCGGFINMVFIVSSMLSGACATPEFLMYLNYFIEKEYGNDYYEHSNEIVDLSKRKRSIDKIITDCFEQIVYSLNQPTGARNFQAVFWNIAYYDKYYFESLFGEFVFPDGSKPQWKSLSWLQKRFMVWFNKERTKTVLTFPVETMALLADNGDIKDEEYGDFTAKMYSEGHSFFTYLSDNADSLSSCCRLRNEIQNNGFSYTLGAGGVSTGSKSVLTINLNRCVQQAKKERIPYINFLEEVVDLVHKVQLGYNENLKELQEKGMLPLFDAGYINMGRQYLTIGVNGLVEAAEFLGIEINDNPEYASFTGEVLGLIETYNKKYRSKDTMFNCEMIPAENVGVKHAKWDREDGFYVPRDCYNSYFYVVEDESLNVIDKFRVHGKKYIEHLTGGSALHMNLEEHLAPTQYNQLLRVAAKEGCNYFTFNIPNTVCNDCGHIDKRYLKECPKCKSKNIDYLTRIIGYMKRISSFSDARQKEAAKRYYASNTEQEKAKKVEEYA; translated from the coding sequence ATGAGTAGCACAGAATTATTAATCGTAAAGAGAGATGGGAAAAGAGCTCCGTTTTCTCTTGATAAAATTAAAAATGCAATTCGAAAAGCATTTCTTTCGGTTGGAAGTTTTGCAAGTGACGAAGATCTTACCAATATTTTGCATCGGTTGAATATTCGAAATGAAATGAATGTGGAGGACATTCAGAACCAGGTGGAACGTTCACTTATGGCTGAGAACTATTTTTCAGTTGCCAAATCATACATGCTTTATCGCCAGAAACATTCGGAAGACAGGGAAACAAGGAACCGTGTAAAATTCCTGATTGATTATTGTGCTGCCGGAAATGCTGCCAGCGGAAGTAAGTTCGATTCCAATGCCAATGTCGACAAGAAAAACATTGCAACTTTAATCGGGGAACTTCCCAAAGGTAACTTCATCCGGCTAAACCGTCGTTTATTAACGGACAGGCTATCGAATATGTTCGGGAAAGAACTGTCGGATAAATACCTCAGCTTTTTAAAACAGCACTTCATATACAAAAACGATGAAACAAGCCTTGCACCATATTGCGCAAGTATAACCATGTATCCATGGTTACTGGATGGTACATCAAAAATTGGGGGAAACTCTAGTGCCCCAACAAATTTAAAGTCGTTTTGCGGAGGTTTCATCAACATGGTTTTTATTGTTTCCAGCATGTTGAGCGGCGCCTGTGCTACACCCGAATTTCTAATGTATCTGAACTATTTTATTGAAAAGGAATACGGAAACGACTACTATGAGCATAGCAATGAAATTGTTGACTTGTCAAAAAGAAAACGTTCTATAGATAAAATCATCACCGACTGTTTCGAGCAGATTGTTTATTCGCTAAACCAGCCAACCGGGGCACGTAATTTTCAAGCTGTTTTCTGGAATATAGCCTATTACGATAAATATTATTTCGAAAGTTTATTTGGCGAATTTGTTTTTCCTGACGGTAGTAAGCCCCAATGGAAGTCACTAAGTTGGCTGCAAAAAAGGTTTATGGTCTGGTTTAATAAAGAACGTACCAAAACGGTGTTGACTTTTCCTGTAGAAACCATGGCTCTGCTTGCCGATAACGGAGATATAAAAGATGAAGAATATGGCGATTTTACGGCCAAAATGTATTCCGAAGGTCATTCGTTTTTCACGTATTTAAGTGATAATGCTGACAGTTTGAGTTCGTGTTGCCGGTTGCGTAACGAAATTCAGAACAACGGTTTTAGTTATACTCTTGGTGCAGGAGGGGTTTCAACAGGTTCAAAAAGTGTGTTGACCATTAACCTGAACCGCTGTGTTCAACAAGCTAAAAAGGAACGGATTCCGTACATTAATTTCCTCGAAGAAGTGGTTGATTTGGTTCATAAGGTTCAATTAGGCTACAACGAGAACCTAAAGGAATTGCAGGAAAAAGGAATGCTCCCATTATTTGATGCCGGTTACATAAACATGGGGCGCCAGTACCTGACTATTGGCGTAAACGGCTTGGTTGAAGCGGCTGAATTTTTGGGCATTGAAATCAACGACAATCCGGAATATGCATCATTTACCGGCGAAGTATTGGGTCTCATCGAAACATACAACAAAAAGTACCGTTCAAAAGATACCATGTTTAACTGCGAAATGATTCCGGCAGAAAATGTGGGGGTAAAACATGCCAAGTGGGACCGCGAAGATGGTTTTTATGTGCCGCGTGATTGTTACAACAGTTATTTTTATGTGGTGGAAGATGAGTCGCTAAATGTGATAGACAAATTTCGGGTTCACGGGAAAAAATACATCGAACATTTAACCGGCGGCTCTGCATTACACATGAACCTGGAAGAGCACCTAGCGCCCACACAATACAATCAATTACTTCGGGTTGCAGCAAAAGAAGGTTGCAATTATTTCACCTTTAATATTCCGAACACTGTTTGTAACGATTGCGGACATATCGATAAACGCTATCTGAAAGAATGCCCGAAGTGTAAAAGCAAAAACATCGATTACCTGACACGCATTATCGGTTACATGAAACGGATAAGCAGTTTTTCTGATGCCCGCCAAAAGGAAGCTGCCAAAAGATATTACGCCAGTAACACAGAACAGGAAAAGGCAAAAAAAGTAGAAGAATATGCTTAA
- a CDS encoding DUF5714 domain-containing protein, which produces MVQPYTDKKDNASRCFYCLEKVVTTENSVEGVTVCSSCRDKSVKEVIYDYCLASDSIAPIEIATHLMKFPGFKMHCPEHHFLVPAVLLSAYSNCVSNGKDKLEKWLIAARQRSEKVPGAFCGTHGSCGAAVGTGMFISIITGATPYKTGEWKLANSITGRSLLRMAVYGGPRCCKRVSFVAIQEACNFLNESFDIALSVPEKIECTFHTENQECLKNDCPFYPLS; this is translated from the coding sequence ATGGTTCAACCATATACAGATAAAAAAGATAACGCTTCGCGTTGCTTTTATTGCTTGGAAAAAGTAGTAACCACCGAGAATAGTGTTGAAGGAGTGACTGTTTGTAGCAGTTGCAGGGATAAATCCGTTAAAGAAGTCATTTATGATTACTGCCTCGCTTCAGACAGCATAGCTCCAATTGAAATAGCAACACACTTGATGAAGTTCCCGGGGTTTAAAATGCACTGTCCTGAACACCATTTTCTTGTTCCTGCCGTATTACTTTCAGCATATAGTAATTGTGTTAGCAACGGAAAAGACAAACTGGAGAAGTGGTTAATAGCCGCCAGGCAGCGGTCGGAAAAAGTACCGGGAGCTTTTTGCGGCACACACGGCAGTTGCGGGGCTGCGGTTGGAACTGGAATGTTCATCAGTATCATTACCGGGGCAACACCATATAAAACAGGGGAGTGGAAGCTTGCCAATTCGATAACTGGCCGCTCGTTGCTGAGAATGGCTGTTTACGGTGGCCCAAGATGTTGCAAACGGGTTTCATTTGTTGCCATTCAGGAAGCATGTAACTTTTTAAATGAGTCTTTTGATATTGCACTTTCTGTTCCTGAAAAAATTGAATGTACATTTCATACCGAAAATCAGGAATGCTTAAAAAATGATTGTCCTTTTTATCCTTTATCTTAA
- a CDS encoding alkaline phosphatase, with protein MKRRNFLQAGALAALTGGIISPTLLTGCSNPTNTKRSSGQAKNIIFLVSDGMSIGTPVMADLLLFRKEGRGSRWMDLYRKNEARRAFMDTSSADSMVTDSAAGSSSWGGGKKVNNGSLNVNPDGSFNKPILQKFKEAGKSVGCVTTVPITHATPAGFCVNNKTRSRQDEIASDYLNLKFDVMMGGGQEYFDGKKRADKKDIFSDFTADGFQVVRVKDDMEKATPGKPVLGVFYEDGLPYSVDMQSEPELAAKIPTLAEMTRKAISLMEGNGEGFVLQVEGGKVDWAAHANDASALIYDQIAFDEAVAVAIDFAKGRNDTLVVITTDHGNSNPGLIKSHGVDAKFDLMQGAKYSNEWVLHGIRKTDTPSHLIERLNFAQEITVSKEEAKSILLHYESLENDGLYNDYKLPYKELAIIQQNYTSIGWSGMDHSADYVELAMFGPGSEALPMFVKNSDLHNFMLEAAGIPESVWIV; from the coding sequence ATGAAACGTCGAAATTTTTTACAGGCTGGTGCACTGGCAGCTTTAACCGGGGGAATAATTTCTCCGACCTTACTAACAGGATGTAGTAATCCAACGAATACAAAACGCAGTAGTGGGCAGGCGAAAAATATAATTTTTCTTGTTAGTGACGGGATGAGTATCGGTACGCCGGTGATGGCCGATTTACTGCTTTTCCGGAAAGAAGGCCGGGGAAGCCGATGGATGGATTTGTACCGAAAAAATGAAGCAAGAAGGGCCTTTATGGACACCTCTTCAGCCGACTCAATGGTTACCGATTCGGCAGCAGGGAGTTCATCGTGGGGAGGTGGTAAAAAGGTTAATAACGGCTCACTAAACGTAAACCCCGACGGTTCATTTAACAAACCGATTTTGCAAAAATTTAAAGAAGCCGGTAAGTCGGTTGGCTGCGTTACAACTGTTCCGATAACCCATGCTACACCCGCAGGATTTTGTGTGAACAATAAAACCCGCAGCAGACAAGACGAAATAGCCTCGGACTACCTCAATCTAAAATTTGATGTGATGATGGGCGGCGGGCAGGAGTATTTCGACGGGAAAAAGCGAGCAGACAAAAAGGATATTTTTAGTGATTTTACAGCAGATGGATTCCAGGTTGTGCGTGTTAAAGACGATATGGAAAAGGCAACGCCGGGAAAACCTGTGCTTGGTGTTTTTTATGAAGATGGACTGCCTTATTCCGTAGATATGCAGTCGGAACCGGAACTTGCAGCCAAAATACCTACACTGGCAGAAATGACACGCAAAGCAATTTCTCTTATGGAAGGCAACGGTGAGGGTTTTGTTTTACAGGTTGAAGGCGGAAAAGTGGACTGGGCTGCCCATGCTAACGACGCATCGGCCTTAATTTACGACCAGATTGCCTTTGATGAAGCAGTGGCTGTAGCAATCGATTTTGCAAAAGGACGAAACGACACACTGGTGGTAATTACTACAGACCATGGAAATTCAAATCCGGGATTGATAAAAAGCCACGGTGTAGATGCTAAATTTGATTTGATGCAAGGCGCGAAGTACAGTAATGAGTGGGTATTGCACGGAATCAGGAAAACAGATACGCCATCGCATCTGATTGAACGTTTGAATTTTGCCCAGGAAATTACCGTATCGAAGGAAGAAGCTAAAAGCATTTTGCTGCATTATGAATCGCTTGAAAATGATGGCCTTTACAACGACTATAAACTGCCTTATAAAGAATTAGCCATTATTCAGCAAAATTATACTTCTATTGGCTGGTCAGGAATGGATCATTCGGCTGATTATGTTGAATTAGCAATGTTTGGACCGGGAAGCGAAGCATTACCAATGTTTGTAAAAAATTCCGACCTTCATAATTTTATGCTGGAAGCCGCCGGAATACCTGAATCGGTTTGGATTGTGTAA
- a CDS encoding hemerythrin domain-containing protein, which translates to MLDLIFENPSLLLMMEHFDMNIVVRNKTVEQICNENQINQQVFINVANLYNGFNIANTKDIDRSDTESIILFLKNSHRYYLDEKIPEIHDCINGLYAKNNIPEIRLVGRFFDEYSQEVKEHLNYEDVVAFPYFSALANNREHYDSEDKKFSAEEYREHHTDIETKLGELKNLLLKHIPLKQDGSLRRKLLTSLFELEYDLTIHSVIEESILIPLIKKIEKQKKIG; encoded by the coding sequence ATGTTGGATTTAATATTCGAAAATCCTTCTTTACTATTAATGATGGAACATTTCGATATGAATATTGTGGTACGGAACAAAACAGTGGAACAAATATGCAATGAAAACCAAATCAACCAGCAGGTATTTATTAATGTTGCAAATTTGTATAACGGATTTAATATAGCCAACACTAAAGACATAGATAGATCGGATACAGAGTCAATCATTCTTTTTCTAAAAAACAGCCATCGTTACTACTTAGATGAAAAGATTCCTGAAATTCATGATTGTATTAACGGGTTATATGCGAAGAACAATATCCCGGAGATAAGGCTTGTTGGTAGATTTTTTGATGAATACTCACAGGAAGTAAAGGAACATCTTAACTATGAGGATGTGGTTGCTTTTCCCTATTTCAGTGCTTTGGCTAATAACAGAGAGCATTATGATTCAGAAGACAAAAAATTCTCAGCAGAAGAATACAGGGAACATCATACCGATATTGAAACGAAACTTGGCGAATTAAAAAATCTTTTATTAAAACATATTCCTTTAAAACAGGATGGTTCATTAAGAAGAAAACTTTTGACAAGTCTTTTTGAACTGGAATATGACCTGACGATACATTCAGTTATAGAAGAATCAATATTGATACCATTGATCAAAAAAATAGAAAAGCAAAAAAAAATTGGATAA